One Candidatus Korarchaeum sp. genomic region harbors:
- a CDS encoding DNA-binding protein, with protein sequence MISHFHIPSWSHDPSRELRGLLERIPEDLRSSAERLAGISETPAPEHGRASYGAPGERLTPRQLYDMRKARSSLEAAREAFEISRRILRSLGYPL encoded by the coding sequence GTGATCTCCCACTTTCACATTCCAAGCTGGTCCCATGATCCCTCTAGAGAGCTCAGGGGACTTCTGGAGAGGATACCTGAGGATCTGAGGAGCTCCGCCGAGAGGTTAGCTGGCATATCGGAAACCCCTGCACCTGAGCATGGGAGAGCGAGCTACGGTGCGCCAGGGGAAAGGCTAACACCTAGGCAGCTTTACGATATGAGGAAAGCTAGAAGTTCATTAGAAGCTGCTAGAGAGGCCTTTGAGATCTCAAGAAGAATCTTGAGGAGTTTAGGTTATCCTTTATAG
- a CDS encoding DUF2148 domain-containing protein gives MYRDELREALVQVARLMMISAITAPKARGVDNVICRIIDDGEIISKIADKMEELASELGDVFLRDSRSLRNSEVLLLVGCKMAEAGMKERIEGIGITEDVALSIINLGIALGSAVKTASTLNVDNRIMFTVGKAAKRLGLLDADIVLGVPLSVSSKNIYFDRRN, from the coding sequence ATGTATCGGGATGAGCTCAGGGAAGCCTTAGTTCAGGTAGCTAGGCTGATGATGATATCCGCGATAACAGCTCCCAAGGCGAGGGGGGTTGATAACGTGATCTGCAGGATAATTGACGATGGGGAGATCATAAGTAAGATAGCAGATAAAATGGAGGAACTTGCTTCAGAGCTAGGCGATGTCTTCTTGAGGGATTCGAGGAGCTTGAGGAACAGTGAGGTGCTTCTCCTAGTTGGTTGCAAGATGGCTGAGGCGGGGATGAAGGAAAGAATAGAGGGCATTGGAATAACTGAGGATGTAGCGTTAAGCATAATAAATCTGGGCATCGCTCTGGGTTCTGCCGTGAAGACAGCCTCCACTCTGAACGTCGATAATAGAATAATGTTCACCGTAGGGAAGGCAGCTAAGAGGCTAGGGCTCCTAGATGCCGATATAGTACTAGGGGTGCCTCTGAGCGTGTCTTCCAAGAACATATACTTCGATAGGAGGAATTAA